Proteins from a single region of Oryza brachyantha chromosome 6, ObraRS2, whole genome shotgun sequence:
- the LOC102712453 gene encoding uncharacterized protein LOC102712453 has translation MPRIPLIKFPRRNPKLPSPSPSSPAAQPAEQHATLMSRLGAKSEAPSSSGEIKNYRFRSDVPSPPSYTAVGGSASLLPKRKPLSEEEIEAIMLGGIF, from the exons ATGCCGCGGATTCCCCTGATCAAGTTCCCCAGGAGGAATCCCAAGCTCCCATCCCCTTCGCCATCCTCACCAG CGGCGCAGCCTGCGGAACAGCACGCGACCCTCATGTCCCGACTGG GAGCTAAATCAGAGGCACCATCTTCTTCTGGAGAGATTAAAAATTACCGCTTTAGATCAGATGTACCTTCCCCACCTTCTTATACAGCTGTTGGAGGGTCAGCGTCACTCCTTCCAAAGCGCAAGCCACTGTCAGAGGAAGAGATTGAGGCTATCATG CTAGGTGGCATCTTCTGA
- the LOC102712178 gene encoding protein RMD5 homolog, which produces MELDSLREAFDRVIEKRASSSAKAWEVIDQIVNEVEQAITKIQMMNTDSMGSADHSSILAELKAKLNELAPLNQLEGCQKELNVALSKYLKLLEKSFSPDISKAYRNVDFEASTINSIIANHFYRQGLFDLGDLFVSECGESDGAHLKLQFQEMYSILEAMQVRNLQPALSWAAKNHHQLLQNGSTLELNLHQLQFVEILTKGGSRDEALKYARTHLVPFACTFKAEIQKLMACLLWADKLDQSPYAEFMSSTHWEKLAEELTHQFCSLLGQSSESPLGVAISAGFQGLPTLLKLTTVMAAKKQEWQAMKQLPVPIDIGPEFHYHSVFVCPVLRDQASDENPPMLMPCGHVLSKQSIMKLSKSSSRPFKCPYCPSEAVASQCKQLHF; this is translated from the coding sequence ATGGAGCTTGACAGTCTAAGAGAAGCGTTTGACCGAGTTATTGAAAAACGTGCTTCATCTTCTGCTAAAGCTTGGGAAGTTATTGATCAGATAGTGAATGAAGTTGAGCAGGCAATCACGAAGATACAGATGATGAATACAGATTCAATGGGCAGTGCTGACCATTCATCCATCCTGGCAGAATTGAAAGCCAAGCTGAATGAATTGGCACCACTAAACCAACTAGAAGGTTGTCAAAAGGAATTGAATGTTGCACTGAGCAAATATCTCAAGCTGCTTGAAAAATCTTTCAGTCCAGACATATCGAAAGCATACCGaaatgttgattttgaggCCAGTACTATAAACAGCATAATAGCAAATCACTTCTACCGCCAGGGCCTTTTTGATCTTGGAGATCTATTTGTCTCTGAGTGTGGTGAATCAGATGGAGCACACTTGAAGCTACAATTCCAAGAGATGTATTCAATACTTGAAGCAATGCAAGTCAGAAACCTCCAGCCTGCCCTCAGTTGGGCTGCCAAGAACCATCATCAGCTTTTGCAGAATGGCTCAACGCTTGAGTTGAATCTTCATCAACTTCAGTTTGTTGAGATACTAACTAAAGGAGGAAGTAGAGATGAGGCTTTAAAGTATGCAAGAACTCACTTAGTGCCCTTTGCATGCACTTTCAAGGCAGAGATCCAAAAGCTAATGGCCTGCCTTCTCTGGGCCGATAAGCTTGATCAGTCCCCTTATGCTGAATTCATGTCATCGACTCATTGGGAGAAGCTAGCGGAGGAGCTTACTCATCAATTCTGCAGTCTTTTGGGGCAATCTAGTGAGAGCCCACTTGGTGTAGCAATATCAGCTGGATTTCAAGGACTACCAACCTTGCTGAAGCTAACTACAGTGATGGCTGCGAAAAAACAGGAGTGGCAGGCGATGAAACAGCTGCCAGTACCCATAGATATTGGACCAGAATTCCATTACCACTCTGTCTTTGTATGTCCGGTGCTCAGAGATCAGGCAAGTGATGAAAACCCTCCAATGCTGATGCCCTGTGGACATGTTCTGTCGAAACAATCGATAATGAAGCTATCAAAGAGCAGCTCCAGACCCTTCAAATGCCCATACTGTCCCTCAGAGGCTGTTGCTTCTCAGTGCAAGCAGCTCCATTTCTGA
- the LOC102700252 gene encoding uncharacterized membrane protein YuiD, whose amino-acid sequence MAQSSSAFPFSSTSALLSSFPSASSSCSPPPSRRRAVAAASSLHLAPEDVAELVRNKVLIAATAASAVGQLSKPFTSGEGWRGLDLRAAVRSGGMPSTHSAAVVAVATSLGLERGFADSIFGMSVVFAAIVMYDAQGVRREVGNHARVLNKILTLQEKMTQNSEDDCLSSSTSKLHSSKPESVAELVPVPEKMGSLQGSIANPYPRHSSGTKSSRLNALQSSETELSELAELKDAYTEECNRLSESVGHTVLQVGAGALLGFFVTLVVYATL is encoded by the exons atggcccaATCCTCATCCGCCTTCCCCTTCTCTTCCACCTccgccctcctctcctccttcccctccgCTTCCTCCTCTTGCTCCCCTCCTCCATCCCGCCGCCGGGCCGTCGCGGCCGCGTCCTCGCTCCACCTCGCCCCGGAGGACGTCGCCGAGCTCGTCCGCAACAAG GTTCTGATtgctgcgacggcggcgagcgcggtcGGCCAGCTGTCGAAGCCGTTCACTTCCGGCGAGGGCTGGCGCGGCCTTGACCTCAGGGCCGCCGTCCGGTCTGGCGGGATGCCCTCCACCCACTCCGCG GCTGTTGTGGCAGTGGCTACCTCGCTTGGGCTAGAAAG GGGCTTTGCAGACTCCATTTTTGGAATGTCAGTGGTATTTGCAGCAATCGTAATGTATGATGCTCAG GGAGTTAGAAGAGAGGTGGGCAACCATGCAAGGGTTCTAAACAAGATATTGACCCTTCAAGAGAAGATGACTCAAAATTCGGAGGACGATTGCTTGTCAAGCTCCACCTCTAAACTCCACTCCTCGAAGCCCGAATCGGTTGCCGAGCTCGTCCCAGTGCCTGAGAAGATGGGTTCTTTACAAGGTTCAATTGCGAACCCATACCCGAGACACAGCTCTGGTACCAAATCGTCGAGATTGAACGCCCTCCAAAGTTCAGAAACAGAGCTAAGTGAGTTGGCAGAGCTGAAGGACGCTTACACAGAGGAATGCAACCGGCTGAGCGAATCCGTCGGCCACACAGTGCTGCAGGTTGGAGCTGGTGCCCTGTTAGGCTTCTTTGTGACCTTAGTCGTTTATGCCACACTGTAA